The genomic interval AACCGCGGTGAGCCTGGAATGCGCGCGTGTCCTCAGCCAGCTACGTTTTCCCGCCACAATTATTTTCCTGGCTGTTGCAGGGGAAGAGCAGGGACTCTACGGTAGCGAGCACTTTGCAAAAATGGCGAAGCAGCAGGGCTGGCAGATCGAAGCTGTACTTAACAACGACATCGTTGGCGGCGATCGAAGTCCGGGTCAAGACCCTCACCGTGTGCGCTTGTTCTCGGAAGGTGTTCCGCTGAGCGTCCTCGAAGCTGGAACTCCCGATGACGTGCGCCGCACACGCGCTCTGGGTGGCGAGAATGATTCGGCTTCTCGGGCATTGGCTCGTTATATCGCTGACATCGCGGCAGTTTATTTGCCGTCCTCGTTCCAGCCGATGCTCATATTTCGTCCCGATCGTTTTCTGCGGGGCGGCGACCATCTCTCGTTTAATCAAGAGGGATTTGCGGCAGTCCGCTTCACTGAGTATCGCGAAAACTACAACCATCAGCACCAAAACGTTCGGACCGAAAAGGGAATCGAATACGGCGATCTACCAAAATTTGTTAATTTCGATTACGTCGCGAATGTAGCTCGGGTGAATGCCGCGTCCCTGTCGGCGTTGGCCTCAGCGCCGGCGCCACCCGCCGAGGTTCGTCTTTTAGCCAAGGAACTGGAGAACACATCTACACTGCAATGGCAGCCATCCCCAGGCGGACTAGCCAGCGCCTATGAAGTCTTGTGGCGCTCCACCACTGCTCCCTTGTGGGAGCGCTCTAGATCGGTTGGTTCTGCAACGCGCGTCACCCTGGAAGAATCCAAGGACAATGTGATTTTTGCGGTGCGTTCGGTTGATGTTGCTGGGCACAGGAGCCTGCCGGTTACGCCCACGCCCGAGCATTAGCTTTCCTGATAAGCTGGAATGGCATGCCTTCCCGCGGATACACCATGTCGCTGTCGTTCCCCCCGTTTACCCATTGGGTGAAACGGCTGATACTGGCGAATGCCGCGATTTTCTTCGCGGTCACTGTTTTAAATGCATTCTCGCCGGATACAGCCAACCAGGTTATTGTCATCGGCGGCCTGAAGCCGGTCTTGGTAGCACATGGATTTTTGTGGCAGCTGGTTACCTATTCATTTCTGCACGCCGGCTTATGGCACCTTTTTTCAAATATGCTAGGACTATGGATGTTCGGTTCTCAGCTGGAGTCCGATTGGGGCGGCAGACAGTTTTTGGAGTTCTATTTTTTTTGCGTAGTCGCGGCAGCGCTGGTCACCGTGGCCGTGGGATACAGCGGATTCCTGGGCGCCGATCCCCGAGTGCGAACCGTCGGCGCCTCCGGCGGCGTGTTTGGAATCTTGGTGGCTTTTGCGGTCCTTTATGGTGACAGGGAACTGATGCTGTTTCCTTTTCCTTTCACTATTAAAGCCAAGTACGTGGTCTGGGGCTGGATATTCATAACTTTGATCAGTGTATTCACGCCTGGCCCCAGCGGGATCGCTTATTTCGCCCACCTTGGCGGTGCATTGTTCGGCTATCTCTATTTGAAGTTCCTGCCGCGTCGCGGGCTAAGCTATGCCACGTCGGAGAAGTATTTCGGGATCCGGAATTCGTACTATCGATGGAAGCGTCGCCGTGCTGCCCGCAAGTTTGAAGTCTACATGCGAAACCACGACCGTGCCGATTACTTCGACGAGCATGGCAACTACCGCGGGCCGGAGACCAAAGTTCCCGACAAGAAGAACGGCGAATCCAAATCGCCGTGGGTGAACTGACCTGCCGTCCTAGTCAAAGAATTCTTTGAACGCGGCAACAATTGTCTGCGGCAGATCTGGAGGCATGCTTTTCTTTGTTCCAAACCCCAAATCGTGTCCCGCGCCGGGAATCGACAGCAAGCGGGTCTCCGCAGGAATGAGCTTCAGGGCTGTCTCCAACTCCTGCAAAGAAGCGAATTCATCTCGCGAACCGTGCACAAAAAGAGCTCTCCTCTGCAACTGGGGAAAATGCTGGGTTCGGAGTTGCTCTGGTTTGCGCGGTGGATGCAGCGGATAAGAGAGCAAGAGCAGGCCATCCGCCACCGTGGGATCAGTGGCCAACAGCATGCTTGCTTGACGACCGCCATAAGAATGGCCGCCAAGGAAGACCCGACCGGGCGCGTTTTTTCGTAGCGAAGCCACCGCTAATTGCAGACCTTCGCGGTCGCGCGCAGCATCGCCGGGCCGTGGCGGTCCAAACCGTCGTGCCTGGCGAAAGGGAAGGTCGCACCGCAGTACGAGGAATCCAGCAAGGGCGAACGCGTCAGCCAAAGCGCGGAGCAGTGGAGCCTCGCAGTTCCCACCCGCTCCATGGGTCAGCACCATTCCATTACCGGAGGCGTCGAGAGGACGATGGAGGAATCCCCGGACGGCAACTCCCGACGGCGCCTCCTCCGCAAGCCGCTCTGGAGCAGGCAGCTGTTCGCCGGGCGTGGTTTCTGAATCGGATGTGGAAGCCACAGACGCTAGCTCAGTTTCTGGTAGCTCTCGTAGATTTTCTCGGTCTTGATCAAGTGACCAAGGCGGGCCCAATAGGCATGAACGTCCGGATCTTCGTGCGCTTCCTGGCGCGCCTCTTCGGAAGCCCAGCGGCGTACCACCATGTATCGTGATGAGTTCTGATCGTGATAGAGCACGTCGTGGCTGTATCTTTTCTCTGCCAGCAACGTCATTAGGCCCCGAATGGTTTCGAGAGCTTCCGCTTCGGTGCCTTCCAGCGGTTCGAATATTGCTAGCGACAAAATTTCCTGTGGCATGACTCCCAAAAATCCCATTCCTGTCGTGAAAGTATTATCGAAGCTATCACACCATCAATTAGATTTGTTCCGCGACGGGCCGCATCATTTCTTTTTTCTCGCGGCGAACGGGGGCTTTCGCCGCTCCTTCCGCCGTTCAGGTGGGTGAGGTTCCGTGACCACATGAAATCGCATAAAGTTGGTTGAGCCTGAGGTCTGCTGCGTGCCGGCTACCACCCCGACAACATTGCCGGGAGTGACCTTGCGCAACCGGAGCAGTTCCTGTTCGGCGGTCTGCACCATCTGTTCAACCGAGAGGGCCGTATCCGAGTTGATTGGCCTGATTCCCCAAAACAGATTCAGACGATTGCACACCTCAGGCACATGGGCAAAGGCGTACACCGGCGTTCGCGGCCGATATTTCGAGATCAGTCGTGCCGTGTTCCCCGTTTCCGTAAAGATGGCGATGGCACGCATTTCCAGGTCCTGGGCGGCGTGAGCTACGGCTTCGCAAATTGCTTCTGAGATAGAGAGATTGCGGTGCTCACGCCGCCGCCTCACCATGCCCAGGTGTAGTAAGTGATCTTCCGCGGCTTCCACGATCCTAGCCATCATCGCGACAGCCTCACGCGGATATTTGCCGCTGGCGGTTTCCGCGGAGAGCATGACCGCGTCGGTTCCGTCAAAAATTGCATTCGCCACATCGCTGGCCTCAGCGCGGGTCGGACGTGGGTTATCAATCATTGACTCCAACATTTGCGTGGCAGTGATCACCGGCTTGCGCCACTCCGCCGCCCGACCGATGACTTGCTTTTGGATGATGGGTACGCGCTCTGCCGGCATCTCCACTCCCAGATCGCCACGCGCCACCATGACTCCGTCCGCTACGTCCAGGATGCTCTCCAGGTGTTCGACTGCCTGCGGCTTCTCCAATTTGGCGATCACGGGTACATCGCTCTTGCGTTCACCAATCAGGCGCTTTACACGGCGCACATCCTCCGCCGAACGCACGAACGAGAGCGCGACAATGTCAATGTCGTGAGTAAGACCAAACTCAAGGTCCTTGTAGTCCTTTTCGGTGAGCGAAGGAACGCTCAAGGTTGCACCGGGAATGTTGATGCCCTGGTGCTCCGCCAGAATCCCGCCGTTTACGACATCGCACTCTACGTCGTCACCGCGAATGGCTTTGACGCGCAGCTCGATCAGCCCATCTGAAAGCAAAATCCGGGAGCCGGGTTCTACTTCTCGCGCCAGATCGGTAAAGGTAATGGAAATCAGCGAGGCGGTCCCCGGGAGATCGCGTGGCGTAAGGATTACGCGAGAGCCTGCCTTCAGCGCCACCGCAGTGCGATACTTCAGCCGGCCGGTGCGCATCTTGGGACCTTGCAGGTCCTGCAGGATGCAAATAGTACGCTCTTCCTTTTCGGCGGCGCGGCGAATTCTATCGATTACTCGAGCGTGCTCTTCATGGTTTCCATGAGAAAAGTTGAGTCGTGCCACATCCATTCCCGTGCGCATGAGTTCCCGGATCATGGCTTCTGAGCTACTGGAAGGCCCCAGTGTGCAGATGATCTTGGCCCGCCTGCCGGGCCCCGGAGCGCTTGGTGAACGTTCGGCACGAACCGAGAGTGCAGTCTCGGCGACTTGTTCGGGCTCGGCAATCAGATGTTCACTAACGCCGCGCTCACCCTTCTCCACGAGTTCTCCGAATTGTGATGGACTGCATTCTAGAAAGAGGAGGTTTCGTCTTCACGGTTGGCGCTGGACTAGCGTACCGCGATGTCAGAACTGTCTAGCTGGCTCTGGCGGTCCTTTTCTATCTGA from Terriglobales bacterium carries:
- a CDS encoding M20/M25/M40 family metallo-hydrolase, yielding MKLVFWIAILMAATVVAVAQRGTLGTRPPSSHRLASRGASGGRHAADPKIASALSNISAAHIRDTITRLAEFHTRQTLSAAGPDSIAEGRGIGAAREWIRSEFERYSRACGGCLEVHTDTFVQPKSERVPAPTEIVNVYAVLRGSDAGNRKRIYLVTGHYDSRNSGAEDATGEAPGANDDASGTAVSLECARVLSQLRFPATIIFLAVAGEEQGLYGSEHFAKMAKQQGWQIEAVLNNDIVGGDRSPGQDPHRVRLFSEGVPLSVLEAGTPDDVRRTRALGGENDSASRALARYIADIAAVYLPSSFQPMLIFRPDRFLRGGDHLSFNQEGFAAVRFTEYRENYNHQHQNVRTEKGIEYGDLPKFVNFDYVANVARVNAASLSALASAPAPPAEVRLLAKELENTSTLQWQPSPGGLASAYEVLWRSTTAPLWERSRSVGSATRVTLEESKDNVIFAVRSVDVAGHRSLPVTPTPEH
- a CDS encoding rhomboid family intramembrane serine protease; translated protein: MPSRGYTMSLSFPPFTHWVKRLILANAAIFFAVTVLNAFSPDTANQVIVIGGLKPVLVAHGFLWQLVTYSFLHAGLWHLFSNMLGLWMFGSQLESDWGGRQFLEFYFFCVVAAALVTVAVGYSGFLGADPRVRTVGASGGVFGILVAFAVLYGDRELMLFPFPFTIKAKYVVWGWIFITLISVFTPGPSGIAYFAHLGGALFGYLYLKFLPRRGLSYATSEKYFGIRNSYYRWKRRRAARKFEVYMRNHDRADYFDEHGNYRGPETKVPDKKNGESKSPWVN
- a CDS encoding alpha/beta family hydrolase, with product MASTSDSETTPGEQLPAPERLAEEAPSGVAVRGFLHRPLDASGNGMVLTHGAGGNCEAPLLRALADAFALAGFLVLRCDLPFRQARRFGPPRPGDAARDREGLQLAVASLRKNAPGRVFLGGHSYGGRQASMLLATDPTVADGLLLLSYPLHPPRKPEQLRTQHFPQLQRRALFVHGSRDEFASLQELETALKLIPAETRLLSIPGAGHDLGFGTKKSMPPDLPQTIVAAFKEFFD
- the pyk gene encoding pyruvate kinase; translation: MEKGERGVSEHLIAEPEQVAETALSVRAERSPSAPGPGRRAKIICTLGPSSSSEAMIRELMRTGMDVARLNFSHGNHEEHARVIDRIRRAAEKEERTICILQDLQGPKMRTGRLKYRTAVALKAGSRVILTPRDLPGTASLISITFTDLAREVEPGSRILLSDGLIELRVKAIRGDDVECDVVNGGILAEHQGINIPGATLSVPSLTEKDYKDLEFGLTHDIDIVALSFVRSAEDVRRVKRLIGERKSDVPVIAKLEKPQAVEHLESILDVADGVMVARGDLGVEMPAERVPIIQKQVIGRAAEWRKPVITATQMLESMIDNPRPTRAEASDVANAIFDGTDAVMLSAETASGKYPREAVAMMARIVEAAEDHLLHLGMVRRRREHRNLSISEAICEAVAHAAQDLEMRAIAIFTETGNTARLISKYRPRTPVYAFAHVPEVCNRLNLFWGIRPINSDTALSVEQMVQTAEQELLRLRKVTPGNVVGVVAGTQQTSGSTNFMRFHVVTEPHPPERRKERRKPPFAARKKK